The Xylocopa sonorina isolate GNS202 chromosome 5, iyXylSono1_principal, whole genome shotgun sequence genome segment ACCCTTAAGGATACTTCATCTACTTTCTTGCTCGATTTGCGTGGAAATAAGGACCAATTAACTAGCTAATCGatgtaaaataaaaattgatcATGCTGCAAGTTTTATTTTATCCCTATGTTCCGAGCCACGTCCCTGCGTCCCTGAAATAATTAATATCATTATTAAATCTTTGGAAATGATATCGCGCCTTCGGATATTTGTCGCAGGACGTATTTCATTTATCAACGAATCAAAGTTAGTTTAATCTGTCGCGTTTCTATTTCAGAAGGCCCAGAGCAAATAGACACTGTCCTCGATCGACACGAAACACCGCGAAAGGCTCGGTGGATTCTGGTAAAATATGCGTCGATGACGAACAGAGCTTCCTCGTCGAGAGAAACGATACGAGAAAAACCGACGGATCTTGAGGTGGATCACGAACTTGACGAGAAGGGACTTAGTTTAATCCTGTTCAGAAATTACCGCTGAAGCACTCTGCTAGCGAAGGAAAGTAAGGACTGGCGATTCGATTGGTCGCTCGCGATGGGGCGGAAGCACAAGCGTCGTCTGATACCGGAACAGGACCGCAGGATATGCGGCAGCATTTGCTTCTGCCAATTCACCATTGTCATCAGCTGCGTGGCGTTGGTGTATCTGAGCGTGGCGATCTACATGCCATCCCACAGGTAAATGACAAGGCTGCATCGATTAATCGACCAAGGCCAATAGTAATTAAGTTAGCGCTCGTCCGACCTTAATTTCCTCGGAGATCTATAACCTGCGGTGTATAAACCTGCCTTCAGGGCGACTCTATCTCTAATGTACCGATGAAAAGTTTTCTCGATCGCTTATCGTCGAGAGCGGGAAATATTGCGTCCATAGCGTCGTTTCGGATTTATCTATTCATGGGTACCAGATGATGGATTATCCAATCTGATTTTCATCTCTATTCATGACACCAGACGATGAATTGTCCTCGAATGTTCAATGAATTATGGCTTGAGCAATCTTCCACGTCGATATCGTTATTTTTATACGAAATTGCGAATGTGATTCTTACATCGAAGTGAAGCGTGCTCTGTTTGTTGTCGAATGCAAAACGTAATTTCTCTCAGTCGTAAAAGTCTCACTAGATGCATATACAGCTCCGCGAAGGCCGATGCAATTTGTAACTACGATTTGTTACCCGATAATGGGATTACGTACGTAGCGATAGATTGTTACGTGTCGATTTCACGATTCAAAGAGCTTTCGGCTACCAACGTTCTTATGGTCTTCGAGACGGTATAAATTTTACATTGAAATCGAGTTCGTGGACTCCTATGGTATTTGTAAATTACGAGAGTCGCGAACGCATAGCTCTTTTCTACAGACGTTCGTTTTTATTTCCTGTTCACTTTCCGAAAGGTATTTTTTAATTACTCGAGGCCGTACAGAAACGAGATCGCGGATATCGTTTCGGTTATCAACAGATTGATCAACGCGCGGACGTGGGATATCACGGTCTGATTATGCGAAATTCAAACCGCCCACGACGAAATATTAACGAAGCCGACGTAATTAATTTCCAGGGCCTTTCACGCTGGTATCGATCCGGATCCGGTTATGTGCCAAACGATTGATACCACCTTAACTAATAATTGCGGCTGGGCGAGTTGCGGGGAGTGGTGCTTGACGAGAACCACCGGATTCTGCCCTCAAATCCACGCAACGGTGAGAAGGAACGGCACGGACGTCGTCTTTGAAAACTGCACGAAATTCAACAGCATATCCTGTCCACAGGTGAACGATTTATTTCTCTCTTTTTAAAGTCCACCCTTTAAAAATTAAGGGGATCCGTCTATTGCGAAAGGAAGTGTTTTTACGGTGCCTTTGAAGCGAAACCGTTGATAGATTTGACCaacgaaacataaaactgaacgGAATAGCGTGCAAGGGGAATAAGATCGTATATAGTCAGACACGTTTTACGGCCAACTTTACATGATCCTCTAGCTCGCAACGTTTGCGCTATAAATACATTACTGTCAGTAAAAATTATTCATACGAATGGACAATTGTTACGTGCACCTAAAATTGTGTCAACaattgcaattttttatttaGGCGCATTTTTTATATGTCTATTACATCGCGGTCTGATTTAAATGGTGCGCATCGTGTGCACAGCGACGTgttgataaaataaaattactatTACTACAGTGGTAACGCGTTCAATATTCAAGCGGATACAATAAATATCTCCAGTTGTGCACCACACGGGGGGGGTAAATGGAAATTGAGTTGCTCGAGCACGTTCTAGACCTCTTTTAAGAGGCGAAACGCGAGTTATGTAAATATTCTGCCGCGTGTTTTCTGAATTTTTCACATCGATATCGACTTTCCCATCGAAACCGACGATGCGCCCAGGTGTAATATTTTTCCATGCCACTGCTATAAACGCAACGGCCCGAATAGGTAAACGGCTTTCATTGGAGAGCACCCTATGCCGTTTGTCTCCCATGGGAGATGCGCCGTGGAATAAATTTCATCCCTATGAACTTTCCAACGATATTCCCGTGCAGGATCGCACGGTAAAACGAGTGTCACGGATGAACGTAAAGTGGTCTGACGATAATCGCGATAGATTTCACGGCGGAAAACAAATTTCCATCAGTCTAATCGATGGCGTCGAAGCATGGCGAAATGTTTTCCAACGTCGCGTATCTTacttcctttttttccctcttttttcctTATTTTTCCGCTTGCATTTTTTACACGTAATTACGAAACCGCAGTTACCGTTATCTCTTGTATCGAGCGTCAGGCGATACGACCTCCATTTTTCCGCTTTTCAGCCAACCCACGATACCACGGAAACGATCAAATTGCACGCCACAGGAGCTTTAAGCAGCAGTCACTGGTGGTCACCCTAGACGTTCCCCATTATCGGTGGTGCTCGAGTTTCAGAATTTTATTTCACCCTGTCAATTGCAGTCATTCGCTCCTTCACCACCACTTACTGTTCAACCAATCGGAATGGTATCGCGTCTCGCGCGAGAAATAACTTGTGGGATCGTTTGTCGATAATCGCGGTAGTGTATTGTGTCACGGAATTTCCATGTCTCCGGGATACGAAGCTCGATATCAGCGATTTTAAATTAATTAAGGTTACATTAGCAGACTCGAGCGAAAAATCCTGTTGCACTAAAGAGCTGGAGAACAAGATCGTTTTAACGCGACTCTCTTATTATCTACGATGGACACTTTCGTTAATACGTTCGAACACGGAAGGGTTGATACAAAAAATTATTGCGCCTGAGTAGACCCACTCGTCGAGCCTTTTCTGAGAAGGTCACGCAAGAAGAAGAAACAGGGAAACGCCGTTGTGAGCAAGGGACAAACGAAGTAGTTAATCATTGGGCTGACTCGAAACGCAATTACTTAGGTTTCTCGGTCGCATAACGCGTCAAACGTACCGCGTCCGCTGTTCTTGCGGATGTTCTTCAATCAAACCGAGTCCCCGTGCGAAACACGGACAACATTACCAAGTTATGCTGATATAATTAGCATGCCACGGTCGGTTACTTTGTCGTGGCAACCTCGTTCCCTGCTACGTAACACTTCCGATCGGATTCACTGTATTCAATTACCTTCTAATGGCGTGTCCTGTTCCCGTGCCACACCTTTTATCGATTAACTTCACTTTACGCATCGTAATTCAAAACTAAGCCACTGTTCGCGGTTTCGTAGCAGCTTTCGAAAGTGGCGGATAAAATATTCACCGTTTCTACGCGATCGTAACTTCTCGATAGCGTAGGATCTGTTTCGTTTAGGGCTCGATTAGAACGCGACACGGAATAATGAGGGTAGTCCTAGAAATAGACGTCAATCATACTTCCAGACATTAGAAAGTGACGTCAGACGGTGGGATATAAATGACTCTCGAGGGAGGTTCTCGAAAATAGGGACGAACGCGTTGCGTGACTTTTATACACGAACAAGCGGCTACAGATAAAAACATCTTGTACGATAATTAACTAAGACATCGACACGCACGCACATCCAACGTTACATTTTCCGATGATAGTGAAAAATTTAATTATACCGACTGCTCTGCCGCAGGACAATTTCCTCGTCGAAACGGTTACTCCACTCCGCTAATTGGAACACGAGAAACTGTCACGCGTGTATGTTTTCTAGGTAAACATCGGATCGTTGAAGAAATACAATTGCAACAACGGTAGCGAGTGCAGCGTGCTCTCGGGGGTGTTCAACTGCAGTCTTGGCCACTGCGCCAACATAAGCGAGCTGATGTTGTGCCATTACAAGGCCGACGGCATCGTCGTCGACAGCGAGAAGGACAACGTGAAGCTGAACGGCTTCTTCAGCTGTCAGAACTCGAGGTGCACGAAAATCAAGAATCCCTTCAGCTGCGACCGTTATTGCCCCAACATCGCCACTGCGGACGTGAACGTGTTCCTGATGCAGGACGACAACGTGATCACCGCGAGATGCGAGCGGGGCCTGGCCTTAAACAAAGCGAACGGGAATCTGCCAGGCGAGAGGCTAACCACGCCTGTGAAACTCTGGGACGACCAAAACGGAAGCATCGTCGCCAGCTGTTTGGCGGTCACCAAAGAGCGGGACACCGTCAGGTAGACGc includes the following:
- the Teh4 gene encoding tipE homolog 4 phospholipid transfer protein — protein: MGRKHKRRLIPEQDRRICGSICFCQFTIVISCVALVYLSVAIYMPSHRAFHAGIDPDPVMCQTIDTTLTNNCGWASCGEWCLTRTTGFCPQIHATVRRNGTDVVFENCTKFNSISCPQVNIGSLKKYNCNNGSECSVLSGVFNCSLGHCANISELMLCHYKADGIVVDSEKDNVKLNGFFSCQNSRCTKIKNPFSCDRYCPNIATADVNVFLMQDDNVITARCERGLALNKANGNLPGERLTTPVKLWDDQNGSIVASCLAVTKERDTVRTQDCVNGTLLKDITVPEPHVNFTSFLNIYEKSLQYPVDATNVYVPAQRSLTIYNTSRLYINLEGCVNTLKGECKDFLLSHGRDGDNQTAQSRYPCYYNKNNSFLVVARFDLNKTRTELLIAIIVPSALFVISLTTLVVITRSVQVGDDAKMRCRYCVDKQEVEGEDEGLVEATPSSSQGQMPENETKNAAL